A region of bacterium DNA encodes the following proteins:
- a CDS encoding OsmC family protein gives MSTKTADGDGRRVNGIRLDVLLGTVDAVKSDPELGRCKFRATNKWVNAAHNCTTVKGFYAAKQEIAHKQEFELHCDEPAILAGDDEGANPVEHLLNALAGCVTTSIVAHAAVRGIEIQELESELEGDIDLRGFFGLADVPKGYTAIRVKFKVKTAEENIETLKSLVSFSPVYNTLINGVKVDIQMEPK, from the coding sequence ATGTCAACAAAGACCGCAGATGGGGATGGCAGGCGAGTGAACGGGATCAGGCTTGATGTGCTGCTGGGGACAGTCGACGCAGTAAAGAGCGATCCGGAACTTGGCCGTTGCAAGTTCCGAGCGACCAACAAATGGGTAAACGCCGCTCACAACTGCACTACGGTGAAGGGGTTTTATGCGGCCAAACAGGAGATCGCCCACAAACAGGAGTTTGAATTGCACTGCGACGAGCCCGCCATTCTTGCGGGTGACGATGAAGGCGCGAACCCAGTGGAGCATTTGCTGAACGCTCTTGCCGGTTGTGTCACCACGAGCATCGTAGCCCACGCGGCTGTCCGCGGTATCGAAATCCAAGAACTGGAGTCCGAACTGGAAGGCGATATAGACCTACGCGGATTTTTCGGGTTGGCCGACGTACCGAAAGGCTACACTGCGATTCGCGTGAAGTTCAAAGTGAAGACAGCTGAAGAGAACATCGAGACGCTGAAATCTTTGGTTTCGTTCTCTCCAGTCTATAACACGCTGATCAACGGCGTAAAGGTAGACATCCAAATGGAGCCTAAGTAA
- a CDS encoding addiction module protein has product MKKIDLPLSQLSLAEKLNLMEALWADLSRDEKKLKSPAWYETCSRISGKPS; this is encoded by the coding sequence ATGAAAAAGATTGATCTACCTCTTTCCCAACTATCGCTTGCCGAGAAGCTGAACTTGATGGAGGCTCTATGGGCGGATCTGAGCCGAGACGAGAAGAAACTTAAATCACCGGCTTGGTATGAAACGTGCTCAAGGATCTCGGGGAAGCCTTCATAA
- a CDS encoding type II toxin-antitoxin system HicA family toxin codes for MKTISGKDFAKLLEKKGWELRPTKGSHHIYAKAGHPARISVPIHGNTQLKIGLLKHLMEVAGIDESEL; via the coding sequence GTGAAAACCATTTCCGGGAAGGACTTCGCAAAGTTGCTCGAGAAGAAGGGCTGGGAGTTGCGACCAACGAAGGGAAGTCACCACATCTACGCCAAAGCGGGACACCCCGCTCGAATTTCGGTACCCATACATGGAAATACCCAGCTCAAGATTGGTTTGTTGAAACACCTCATGGAGGTCGCAGGAATTGATGAAAGTGAACTGTGA
- a CDS encoding type II toxin-antitoxin system HicB family antitoxin codes for MKLKVIVHEAEEGGYWAEVPSIPGCATQGETFEELLENIYEAVEGCLSVDIKDIKVTEKDRVLEIAV; via the coding sequence ATGAAACTCAAAGTGATCGTTCATGAAGCGGAAGAAGGAGGCTATTGGGCTGAAGTGCCCTCCATTCCGGGCTGTGCCACCCAGGGCGAAACGTTCGAAGAATTACTTGAAAACATTTATGAAGCTGTCGAAGGTTGCTTGTCCGTGGATATAAAGGACATCAAGGTAACAGAAAAAGATCGAGTTCTGGAGATTGCGGTGTGA
- a CDS encoding 4Fe-4S double cluster binding domain-containing protein, with product MSKPNGIYSALTIKKICIDAGADDVGLVDIERDSLCKEREGILHVYSHTRSIISIIIANNRENIQSPARYVANEEYHHTGDRTSRVARDILRRLNQLGIRGVVVNRDWPMAMDRYPGKIWDVSHKIMAVEAGLGNMGINRLVLHPKYGSCVQLESILVNGVMDEYDHPVKGNPCIKCNLCAAVCPTGAITKDQPFDFMSCITHSYRDNFVGFNNMVEAIVTSQDMQEYRSHFDDKETAFMWQSLMFRISYRCGYCMAVCPAGEEVKPVYLENKKEYIERILKPLRDRQERVYVTAGSKAETKARRNANKEVMIVNGMERSLPK from the coding sequence ATGTCCAAGCCGAACGGAATTTATTCTGCATTGACGATAAAAAAAATCTGTATAGACGCAGGGGCTGATGATGTGGGTCTGGTGGATATTGAACGGGATTCATTGTGCAAGGAAAGAGAAGGAATTTTGCACGTCTATTCTCATACACGCAGCATCATTTCCATCATTATAGCAAACAACCGCGAGAATATTCAGAGTCCGGCCAGATATGTTGCAAATGAAGAATATCATCATACGGGAGACAGGACTTCCAGAGTTGCGCGGGATATTCTGCGCCGTCTGAACCAACTCGGCATCCGTGGAGTAGTAGTCAACAGGGATTGGCCGATGGCTATGGATCGGTATCCGGGTAAAATATGGGATGTCAGTCACAAAATCATGGCAGTTGAGGCTGGTCTTGGAAACATGGGGATAAATCGGCTTGTCCTTCATCCGAAGTATGGCAGCTGTGTCCAACTGGAAAGTATCTTGGTAAATGGGGTGATGGATGAATATGATCACCCTGTTAAGGGAAATCCCTGCATCAAGTGTAATCTATGCGCTGCCGTCTGTCCCACGGGAGCCATCACCAAAGACCAACCCTTTGATTTTATGTCCTGCATTACTCACTCGTACAGAGACAATTTCGTCGGGTTTAATAATATGGTGGAAGCCATCGTTACCTCTCAGGATATGCAGGAATACCGCTCCCATTTCGATGATAAGGAGACTGCTTTCATGTGGCAGTCATTGATGTTTCGGATAAGCTACCGTTGCGGCTATTGCATGGCAGTATGCCCTGCGGGAGAAGAGGTGAAACCCGTTTACCTGGAAAACAAGAAAGAATATATCGAAAGAATACTCAAACCTCTGAGGGATCGTCAGGAACGGGTATACGTTACGGCAGGTTCCAAGGCTGAAACAAAAGCCAGGCGGAATGCCAATAAAGAAGTCATGATAGTGAACGGAATGGAGCGATCTCTTCCAAAATAA